One window of the Acinetobacter equi genome contains the following:
- a CDS encoding intermembrane transport protein PqiB — MSENTTSNENSDLNKPDHDMKQVSNQNLHDVKIKKEKWKPSLIWLIPIVALLIAVSLAIKAFLNVGPTINVSFRSAEGLVAGKTTVQFRQVNIGLVRKIKLSDDLSHVIVEIELTRDASNFASNDSKFWVVRPRIGTSGVSGIDTLLSGSYIEVEGGKSAEKQTTFTGLEFPPVVASDIPGKEFFLKAHDLGSLDIGSPIYYRRINVGQVTSYKLSNDGQNVELQVFIQSPYDKFVTTNARFWQASGIDVSLNASGFNLQTESLASIVAGGIAFGYPEHSKQAPAARNRSNFTLWDSQAEALKNPDGQAYPIVMYFDQSLRGLSIGAPIDFMGIDIGEVTSINAEFSHNHTQMRMRVEAIIYPSRIADGSELKPTGRIFKSFIEHGLRAQMRTGSLLTGQNYIAFDKFQKATNGSLKVLSTGAVEIPTMPPELSNLQSQVSAIADKLSKFPLEEIGGDVRKTLNSINKAVNSTDQLIKQFDGKVAPEMQLTLDEARKTLRSAESILLSDSPMQQDIRRAVQQMTRAASSVQLMADYIEQHPESLIRGKKPEAKNAKQN, encoded by the coding sequence ATGTCTGAAAATACAACATCGAATGAAAATTCAGATTTGAATAAGCCTGATCATGACATGAAGCAGGTTAGCAATCAAAATTTACATGATGTAAAAATCAAAAAGGAAAAATGGAAACCATCTCTTATTTGGTTAATTCCTATTGTTGCATTGCTAATTGCTGTATCACTTGCCATTAAGGCTTTTTTAAATGTTGGACCAACGATTAATGTCTCATTCAGATCTGCCGAAGGCTTAGTAGCAGGAAAAACAACAGTTCAATTTAGGCAAGTTAATATTGGTTTAGTCAGAAAAATTAAACTTTCTGATGACTTATCTCATGTTATTGTTGAAATTGAATTAACTAGAGATGCTAGTAATTTTGCATCAAATGATTCTAAGTTTTGGGTAGTTCGCCCTCGTATTGGAACGAGTGGAGTTTCTGGAATTGATACGTTGCTTTCAGGCTCATATATTGAAGTTGAAGGTGGGAAATCTGCTGAAAAACAAACAACGTTTACTGGGTTGGAGTTTCCACCAGTTGTTGCATCAGATATACCAGGAAAAGAATTTTTCTTAAAAGCACATGATTTAGGTTCACTTGATATTGGTTCACCTATTTATTATCGTCGAATTAATGTTGGTCAAGTGACTTCTTATAAGCTATCTAATGATGGTCAAAATGTAGAATTACAAGTATTTATTCAATCACCATATGATAAGTTTGTTACAACAAATGCACGGTTCTGGCAAGCAAGTGGTATAGATGTCAGCTTAAATGCATCAGGATTTAATTTACAAACAGAATCATTGGCAAGTATTGTAGCTGGTGGGATTGCATTTGGTTATCCAGAACATTCTAAGCAAGCTCCTGCGGCAAGAAATAGAAGTAACTTTACACTTTGGGACTCACAAGCTGAAGCACTTAAAAATCCAGATGGTCAGGCTTATCCAATTGTGATGTATTTTGATCAATCTTTAAGAGGATTATCTATTGGTGCACCAATTGACTTTATGGGTATTGATATTGGTGAAGTAACTTCAATTAATGCAGAGTTTAGTCATAATCATACACAAATGCGTATGAGAGTAGAGGCGATCATTTATCCATCTCGTATTGCAGATGGTTCCGAATTAAAACCAACTGGACGTATTTTTAAATCATTTATTGAGCATGGTTTACGTGCACAAATGCGTACAGGAAGTCTATTAACAGGTCAAAATTATATTGCTTTTGATAAATTCCAAAAAGCAACAAATGGTTCATTAAAAGTGTTATCAACAGGTGCTGTTGAAATACCAACTATGCCTCCAGAGTTAAGCAACTTACAATCTCAAGTTTCAGCCATTGCAGATAAATTAAGTAAGTTTCCATTAGAAGAAATTGGTGGTGATGTTCGTAAGACATTAAATAGTATTAATAAAGCTGTAAATTCAACTGATCAGTTAATTAAACAGTTTGATGGGAAAGTCGCACCAGAAATGCAGTTAACTTTAGATGAAGCTCGTAAAACCCTACGTTCAGCAGAGTCAATTTTATTGAGTGATTCACCAATGCAGCAAGATATACGTCGTGCTGTACAACAAATGACACGTGCTGCCTCTTCGGTACAATTAATGGCAGATTATATTGAACAACATCCTGAATCATTAATTCGTGGGAAAAAACCGGAGGCAAAAAATGCAAAACAAAACTAA
- a CDS encoding fumarylacetoacetate hydrolase family protein — MKLLRFGLKGYEKPGILDVEGHIHDLSSIIDDIDGKTLETKLEDLQGLDISTLPIVSDDVRIGACVGNIGKFICIGLNYSDHAAETGSPIPSEPIIFNKWTSAIIGPNDDVEIPKNSKKTDWEVELGIVIGKSGRYLSKENALDYVAGYCVINDISERTFQLEGTGTWDKGKGCDTFGPIGPWLVTKDEIENPHNLHLWLEVDGHRYQDGNTNTMIFDISTLVSYVSQYMSLKAGDIISTGTPPGVGLGQKPPVFLREGQVMKLGIEGLGEQQQKVITA; from the coding sequence ATGAAATTATTAAGATTCGGTTTAAAAGGATATGAAAAACCAGGTATTTTAGATGTTGAAGGTCATATTCATGATTTATCTTCAATTATTGATGATATTGATGGAAAAACATTAGAAACAAAGTTAGAAGACTTACAAGGTTTAGATATTAGTACATTACCTATAGTTAGCGATGATGTGCGGATTGGCGCCTGCGTTGGAAATATTGGTAAGTTTATTTGTATTGGTCTTAACTATTCCGATCATGCTGCAGAAACTGGATCTCCAATACCATCTGAACCTATTATTTTCAACAAATGGACTAGTGCAATTATTGGTCCAAATGATGATGTTGAAATCCCCAAAAATTCAAAAAAAACAGATTGGGAAGTGGAACTTGGAATTGTTATTGGTAAAAGTGGGCGTTATTTATCAAAAGAAAATGCTTTAGATTATGTTGCTGGTTATTGTGTTATTAATGATATTTCAGAAAGAACATTTCAACTAGAAGGAACAGGAACTTGGGATAAAGGCAAAGGATGTGACACTTTTGGACCAATTGGACCATGGTTAGTTACAAAAGATGAAATTGAAAATCCTCATAATTTACACCTTTGGTTAGAAGTAGATGGACATCGTTATCAAGATGGTAATACCAACACAATGATTTTTGACATATCAACTTTAGTGAGTTATGTCAGCCAATATATGAGTTTAAAAGCAGGTGATATTATTTCTACTGGAACACCGCCTGGTGTTGGATTGGGACAAAAACCACCAGTTTTTTTGCGAGAAGGACAGGTAATGAAACTTGGAATTGAGGGTCTAGGTGAACAACAACAAAAAGTGATTACTGCCTAG
- a CDS encoding SDR family oxidoreductase, translating into MRLTKKNCIITAAGQGIGKASTIKFSQEGATVIATDINLELLKKLQNEYPNIIIEQLDVTSTDQIQYLSNKYSNIDVLFNCAGWVPSGNILECDEEQWKNVFQLNVDSMYRLIRAFLPSMLSNKSGSIINMSSVASSIKGVPNRFSYCASKAAVLGITKAVAADFITQGIRCNAICPGTVESPSLQQRIKEQAEQQNKNVDEVYQHFVNRQPMGRLGTAEEIAALALYLASDESAFTTGASYIIDGGFAI; encoded by the coding sequence ATGAGATTAACCAAAAAAAATTGTATTATCACTGCTGCAGGTCAAGGAATTGGAAAAGCATCTACTATTAAATTCTCTCAAGAAGGTGCAACAGTTATAGCTACAGATATAAATTTAGAACTTTTGAAAAAATTACAAAATGAGTATCCCAATATTATCATTGAACAATTAGATGTCACCTCTACTGATCAAATTCAATATTTATCTAATAAATATTCAAACATTGATGTGTTATTTAATTGTGCAGGATGGGTGCCATCGGGAAATATTTTAGAATGTGATGAGGAACAATGGAAAAATGTATTTCAACTTAATGTTGATTCAATGTATAGGCTAATTCGAGCTTTTTTACCTTCAATGCTCTCAAATAAATCTGGTTCAATTATTAATATGTCATCAGTTGCATCAAGTATAAAAGGTGTGCCAAATCGCTTTTCATATTGTGCGAGTAAAGCAGCAGTATTAGGTATAACGAAAGCAGTTGCTGCAGATTTTATTACACAGGGAATACGTTGCAATGCTATTTGCCCAGGTACAGTAGAATCTCCATCATTACAGCAAAGAATAAAAGAACAAGCAGAGCAGCAAAATAAAAATGTGGATGAGGTATATCAACATTTTGTGAATAGGCAACCTATGGGACGCTTAGGAACAGCAGAAGAAATAGCCGCTTTAGCATTATATTTAGCAAGTGATGAATCTGCATTTACGACAGGAGCTTCATATATTATTGATGGCGGTTTTGCAATTTAA
- a CDS encoding PqiC family protein, with product MQNKTKLKSLHMHTFAKSLRSLKQCKLQCFIAVVGVSIGLTGCYRSVSPNFYTLTPQITPLVSSNIKLIEVVPVGIPARLDTPLLVIQNSNGQTYMLDNQRWSSSLSNELQSGLSAGLQQKLGAIDVYNTGLTGGETTYTIATEFSRFDIVEKADQSVTDIEVMASWVVKRHGVQTTTETEKNYYHQLNCRMAFKNQVKGQADRYLNIVSTYQESLNKVIDAIAGTTIAMDANKKPTIQGILCS from the coding sequence ATGCAAAACAAAACTAAATTAAAAAGTCTTCATATGCATACTTTTGCTAAAAGTCTTCGATCATTAAAGCAATGTAAGCTTCAGTGCTTTATTGCTGTTGTCGGTGTGAGTATTGGATTAACAGGTTGTTATCGATCTGTTTCTCCAAATTTCTATACATTAACGCCACAGATTACACCTTTAGTGAGTTCGAATATTAAACTTATTGAAGTAGTTCCTGTAGGAATACCAGCAAGATTAGATACACCATTATTGGTTATACAAAACTCAAATGGTCAAACTTATATGTTAGATAATCAACGCTGGAGTTCAAGTTTAAGTAATGAATTACAAAGTGGGTTGTCGGCAGGTTTACAACAAAAATTAGGTGCAATCGATGTTTATAATACGGGTCTAACTGGTGGGGAAACAACTTATACGATAGCAACTGAATTTTCACGATTTGATATTGTAGAAAAAGCAGATCAATCGGTAACAGACATTGAAGTGATGGCATCATGGGTGGTTAAACGCCATGGAGTACAGACGACAACAGAGACTGAAAAAAATTATTATCATCAATTGAATTGTCGTATGGCTTTTAAAAATCAAGTCAAAGGTCAAGCTGATCGCTATCTAAATATTGTGAGTACTTATCAAGAATCACTGAACAAGGTGATTGATGCGATTGCTGGCACAACTATTGCTATGGATGCAAATAAAAAGCCTACAATTCAAGGTATATTGTGCTCATAA
- a CDS encoding paraquat-inducible protein A, whose product MKKQKGIPIGQNQIFVRAQDLSLRICSCCGVLNHLPKTAQSNIDITIRCERCHTLLHRRKPNSLSKTLALVLAASILYIPANILPMTITESLFGDQEDTILTGVIYFWQSGDYLVATVIFCASIFIPLLKLIILFFLLMVVHFQTTQRIQFSPAICTKLYRIVEMVGRWSMIDVFVVSLLTALIQIQSLATIFAGPGAVAFAAVVVLTLFASLSFDPKIIWDNYFVALENSKKQSGSLDHPLVPHSLNTHQ is encoded by the coding sequence ATGAAAAAGCAAAAAGGCATACCAATCGGTCAAAACCAAATATTTGTAAGAGCACAGGATTTATCACTCAGAATTTGCTCATGTTGTGGAGTGTTAAATCATCTTCCTAAAACTGCCCAATCAAATATAGATATAACTATTCGCTGTGAAAGATGTCATACATTATTACATCGAAGAAAACCAAATAGTCTGTCAAAGACTTTAGCTTTAGTGCTTGCAGCAAGTATTTTGTATATCCCTGCAAATATATTACCTATGACGATAACTGAATCTTTATTTGGGGATCAGGAAGATACGATCTTGACAGGTGTGATTTATTTCTGGCAAAGCGGAGACTATCTTGTTGCAACAGTAATCTTTTGTGCTAGTATTTTTATTCCATTGTTAAAGCTCATTATTTTATTTTTCTTACTAATGGTTGTTCATTTCCAAACCACACAGCGTATACAATTTTCTCCAGCAATTTGTACAAAGCTATATCGTATTGTTGAAATGGTTGGAAGATGGTCAATGATTGATGTGTTTGTTGTGTCATTATTGACAGCATTAATCCAAATTCAATCTTTAGCAACCATATTTGCAGGACCAGGAGCAGTCGCTTTTGCTGCTGTTGTTGTACTTACTCTTTTTGCTTCGCTAAGTTTTGACCCAAAAATTATTTGGGACAACTATTTCGTAGCATTAGAAAATAGTAAAAAACAGAGCGGATCATTGGATCATCCTTTAGTTCCACACTCATTAAATACTCACCAATAA
- a CDS encoding paraquat-inducible protein A: protein MSTSNLIGCDECDTISKKTPLQKGEKALCPCCGGELYQQTKSLKKLLALVCTAFIVFIIANCYPIVSVELQGNHSETSLIGAVIAMFQIDRFFVGTLIFITTFIMPLINILLLFYILYPVSLRKKRPKFLVQAMRLLSSFRIWAMIEVFLIGVLVTLVKLVGMVVVIPGIALWAFAVLSILMIMITSVKLQSIWDEIDRCLI from the coding sequence ATTTCCACTTCAAATTTAATTGGATGTGATGAGTGTGATACCATTTCTAAAAAAACACCACTTCAAAAAGGCGAAAAAGCTTTATGCCCATGCTGTGGTGGAGAACTTTATCAACAAACTAAATCATTAAAAAAACTATTAGCTTTAGTTTGTACTGCCTTTATTGTATTTATTATTGCAAATTGCTACCCGATTGTAAGTGTTGAATTGCAAGGTAATCATTCAGAAACTTCATTAATTGGCGCTGTTATCGCCATGTTTCAAATTGATCGATTTTTTGTAGGAACTCTAATTTTTATTACAACATTTATTATGCCTTTAATTAATATATTATTGTTGTTTTACATTTTGTATCCAGTCTCCCTTCGAAAAAAACGTCCAAAATTTTTAGTTCAGGCAATGCGTTTATTGTCATCATTCCGAATTTGGGCAATGATTGAAGTTTTTTTAATAGGTGTTTTAGTGACGCTCGTAAAACTTGTGGGAATGGTTGTTGTCATTCCTGGAATTGCTTTATGGGCTTTTGCAGTTTTAAGTATTTTAATGATCATGATTACTTCTGTAAAATTACAAAGTATTTGGGATGAAATTGATCGGTGTTTAATATGA